A window from Roseburia sp. 499 encodes these proteins:
- a CDS encoding GntP family permease has product MEGISGTQMLIGLFIGLIVLILLILKTKIHVFIALIIASCIIGLIGGMPANDVVTAITDGFGGTLGSIGIIIGFGVMLGQVFEISGAAERMARTFLKLFGKGKEEAAMSLTGFLVSIPIFCDSGFVILSPLAKAISKKTKKSMVSLGIALAAGLVITHSLIPPTPGPLGVAGTFGVDVGQFLLLGIVVALPMAIATMLYGKWLGKRIYQLPSEDGQSWERPPYQEPVYDSLNDTDKKLPSTFASFAPLLLPILLILSNTILSALGKTDGLFQILIFLGKPIVAVGLGLILAIYVLTGNMKRAEVIKQLEDSIKSAGIIILVTGGGGALGQVIKTAGVGNYIAEGIAATSIPVILLPFIIATLVRFVQGSGTVAMITAAGITAPIVSAAGGNMLLGAFAACIGSLFFSYFNDSFYWVVNRLSGITETKEQIRVWSVTTTIAWAVGLVEILILNIFM; this is encoded by the coding sequence ATGGAAGGTATTTCTGGAACACAAATGTTAATAGGGTTGTTTATAGGCCTAATTGTATTGATTTTACTTATTTTAAAAACAAAAATTCATGTATTTATTGCTTTGATTATTGCTTCTTGTATTATTGGGTTAATTGGCGGAATGCCGGCAAATGATGTAGTTACTGCGATTACAGATGGATTTGGCGGTACGCTTGGAAGCATAGGTATCATCATTGGCTTTGGTGTTATGCTCGGACAAGTTTTCGAGATATCAGGAGCAGCAGAGCGGATGGCTCGTACCTTTTTAAAACTATTTGGAAAAGGAAAAGAAGAAGCAGCTATGTCACTGACGGGATTCTTAGTATCCATACCGATTTTCTGTGATTCAGGATTTGTAATTCTTTCGCCATTAGCAAAAGCAATTTCTAAGAAAACTAAGAAGTCAATGGTAAGTCTTGGTATCGCTTTGGCAGCCGGATTGGTAATCACTCACAGCTTGATTCCGCCAACACCGGGACCGCTTGGTGTAGCAGGAACCTTTGGTGTAGATGTAGGACAATTTCTGTTATTAGGTATCGTGGTTGCACTTCCGATGGCAATTGCAACTATGCTATATGGCAAATGGCTTGGCAAGCGAATTTATCAGTTGCCAAGTGAAGATGGACAAAGTTGGGAACGCCCTCCATATCAGGAGCCGGTTTACGATTCATTGAATGACACAGATAAAAAACTGCCATCTACCTTTGCATCTTTTGCACCATTGTTATTACCTATTCTTTTGATTTTATCAAATACCATACTAAGTGCATTAGGAAAAACGGATGGATTATTTCAAATTTTGATTTTCCTTGGAAAACCAATTGTGGCAGTTGGACTTGGATTGATTCTTGCAATTTATGTTTTGACCGGAAATATGAAACGTGCTGAAGTTATAAAACAATTAGAAGATAGTATTAAGAGTGCAGGTATTATTATTCTGGTAACCGGCGGCGGTGGAGCATTAGGACAGGTAATTAAGACAGCAGGCGTTGGAAACTATATTGCAGAAGGAATTGCAGCAACCAGTATACCGGTTATTCTACTTCCGTTTATTATCGCAACTTTGGTACGATTTGTTCAGGGATCAGGTACAGTTGCAATGATTACAGCAGCAGGAATTACAGCACCAATCGTATCTGCAGCCGGCGGAAACATGTTATTGGGCGCATTTGCAGCATGTATTGGATCATTGTTCTTCTCTTACTTTAATGACAGTTTTTACTGGGTAGTAAATCGTCTAAGTGGTATTACAGAAACGAAGGAACAAATCAGAGTATGGTCTGTTACTACAACCATAGCATGGGCAGTAGGATTGGTAGAAATATTGATTTTAAACATTTTCATGTAG
- the pdxA gene encoding 4-hydroxythreonine-4-phosphate dehydrogenase PdxA, protein MNKPIIAVPIGDPGGIGPEIVAKALVDPIVEEGAACVIIGDRKIMENAIKITGASLEIKIIKDPKEGDYRKGILNLIDLDNIDMKKFQIGKIDGMCGKAAYEYIEKSIQLANNKEVAAVATTPINKEALKAGGINFIGHTEIFGALTNTPDPLTMFEVRDMRVFFLSRHVSLRQACDMVTKDRIKDYVKRCLEALKKLGVTEGNMAIAGLNPHSGEHGLFGDEEVKHVIPAVEELQAEGYPVVGPIGADSVFHLALQGRFNSVLSLYHDQGHIATKTLDFERTISVTGGMPILRTSVDHGTAMDIAGKNIASAVSMVEAIRLAVKYAPNFMS, encoded by the coding sequence ATGAACAAACCAATAATAGCTGTACCCATTGGAGATCCGGGAGGAATTGGACCGGAAATCGTGGCGAAGGCACTGGTAGATCCTATTGTGGAGGAAGGAGCTGCATGCGTCATTATCGGAGATAGGAAGATAATGGAAAATGCTATTAAGATTACAGGAGCCAGCCTTGAAATCAAGATAATTAAAGATCCAAAGGAAGGAGATTATCGGAAAGGAATTTTGAATCTCATTGACCTTGACAATATTGATATGAAAAAGTTTCAGATTGGAAAAATTGATGGTATGTGCGGAAAAGCCGCGTATGAATATATAGAAAAGAGCATACAGCTTGCCAACAATAAGGAAGTTGCTGCAGTAGCAACCACACCAATCAACAAAGAAGCGTTAAAGGCAGGAGGTATTAATTTTATTGGTCACACGGAAATATTTGGGGCATTGACCAATACACCTGACCCACTGACAATGTTTGAAGTAAGAGATATGCGTGTTTTTTTCTTAAGTCGTCATGTGTCATTACGACAGGCTTGTGATATGGTAACAAAGGACCGTATAAAAGACTATGTAAAACGTTGTCTGGAAGCATTGAAAAAATTGGGGGTAACAGAGGGGAACATGGCAATTGCAGGATTGAATCCACACAGTGGGGAGCATGGACTTTTTGGAGATGAGGAGGTGAAACATGTAATTCCGGCAGTAGAGGAACTGCAGGCAGAGGGCTATCCGGTCGTTGGCCCTATCGGTGCCGATTCTGTATTCCATCTGGCGTTACAGGGACGATTCAACAGTGTATTATCTCTGTATCATGACCAGGGACATATTGCAACCAAGACATTGGATTTTGAACGGACAATCTCCGTTACAGGAGGTATGCCGATTCTACGAACTTCTGTAGACCACGGTACAGCAATGGATATTGCGGGGAAAAATATTGCAAGTGCTGTTAGTATGGTAGAAGCGATTCGTCTGGCTGTAAAATATGCACCGAATTTTATGTCATAG
- a CDS encoding four-carbon acid sugar kinase family protein, with protein sequence MADCLIIADDLTGANATGALLQKINYTAYTVMNTERLELNNQEDCDCILYPTDSRGVSPEIAYNRVYNVSKLLQQEGIKIYSKRIDSTLRGNLGSETDAFLDSFSEKRIAIVAPCFPDSGRVVCGGYMLVNGVPLHKTSAAIDPKTPVTTSKVEDIYRAQSKYPVASLDMEDLRKGKEHIVASILKLEQDGIRTIIFDCISQEDLDLIADAVIESKVSCIMVDPGPFTMTVVRKSIVPKTRTSASKILAVVGSVNPVTTTQVEEFLLSQSIHNVFAKTEQFLMGEESRKQEIERIVTDILNNCADYEVCSVVGDGIYPENRIDFEKYTRETGKNSDELCKIINHSLAEIARRLLDSSQGFKGIYSSGGDVTVAICQNFQASGIQLLGEVLPLAAYGEILGGDYAGIRVVTKGGMVGEPSAMRECINYLKEKLFM encoded by the coding sequence ATGGCAGATTGTTTGATTATTGCAGATGATTTGACTGGAGCAAATGCTACAGGTGCCCTGCTTCAAAAAATCAATTATACTGCATACACGGTAATGAACACAGAGCGGTTGGAATTAAATAATCAGGAAGATTGTGACTGTATTTTGTATCCGACTGATAGCCGGGGAGTGTCTCCGGAAATAGCATATAACCGTGTATACAATGTGTCAAAGTTGTTACAGCAGGAAGGAATTAAGATTTATTCCAAGCGAATCGACAGTACGTTGCGCGGAAATCTTGGAAGCGAAACAGATGCATTTTTAGACAGTTTTAGTGAAAAAAGAATTGCTATTGTAGCTCCATGTTTTCCGGATTCAGGAAGAGTAGTATGTGGAGGTTATATGCTGGTAAATGGAGTTCCGTTACATAAGACATCTGCAGCAATTGATCCGAAGACGCCTGTTACTACTTCAAAAGTAGAAGATATTTATCGTGCACAGTCTAAGTATCCGGTAGCATCTTTGGATATGGAGGACCTAAGAAAAGGAAAAGAGCATATTGTGGCATCCATTTTAAAATTGGAGCAGGACGGAATTAGAACAATTATTTTTGATTGTATTTCTCAAGAAGATTTAGATTTAATTGCTGATGCGGTCATTGAGAGTAAAGTATCCTGTATCATGGTAGATCCCGGACCATTTACTATGACTGTTGTAAGAAAAAGTATTGTACCGAAAACCAGAACATCTGCTTCTAAAATTCTTGCAGTAGTAGGAAGTGTTAATCCGGTAACGACTACGCAGGTGGAAGAATTTCTACTTTCTCAGAGTATTCACAATGTATTTGCAAAAACTGAACAATTTCTAATGGGAGAAGAAAGTAGAAAACAGGAGATTGAAAGAATTGTAACTGATATTTTGAATAATTGTGCTGATTATGAAGTTTGTAGTGTGGTAGGTGATGGCATTTATCCGGAAAATCGAATTGATTTTGAAAAGTATACAAGAGAAACCGGAAAAAATAGCGATGAGCTCTGCAAGATAATTAATCATTCATTGGCGGAAATCGCTAGAAGATTACTGGATTCTTCTCAGGGATTTAAAGGAATCTATTCCAGTGGTGGTGATGTTACCGTTGCAATTTGCCAGAATTTTCAGGCATCAGGAATTCAGCTTTTGGGAGAGGTACTTCCTTTGGCTGCCTATGGTGAGATTCTTGGTGGAGACTATGCTGGTATCAGGGTTGTTACCAAAGGGGGAATGGTAGGAGAACCAAGTGCTATGCGTGAATGTATCAATTATTTAAAGGAGAAGTTGTTTATGTAA